One genomic segment of Peribacillus sp. FSL H8-0477 includes these proteins:
- a CDS encoding PolC-type DNA polymerase III has product MDQNPNTGRERFQLLLQQMDLTEDAFVTYFYQAEIVKLSIDRDAKSWHFIFKLNDVLPCSVNTRFANHLAATFAHLARVTFSFQVENPNISDELVKEYWRHCISELDGMSPALLSLLNDQEPKIVGNRIFVKARNGAEAGQLKNKYSGLISNIYQSLGFPAFSLDAEVSEMKEDKDYQQFLVDKQKEDEAKGLAALTEMQKKESEKGSDDQYHGPVKIGYTIKEDADFRRIEQIIDEERKIAIEGYVFHSELRELRSGRTLLTFKVTDYTSSILIKVFSRDKEDAAILANVKKGMWVRAQGSIQNDTFVRDLVMIANDINEITKIGRLDHAPKDEKRVELHLHTPMSQMDAVTPVGSLVAQAAKWGHKAIAVTDHAGVQSFPDAYSAGKKHDIKILYGVEVNLVDDGVPIAYNDSHRLLADETYVVFDFETTGLSAVYDTIIELAAVKIHNGDIIDRFESFANPHHPLSTTTIDLTGITDDLVENAPEVSEVLENFRNWAGDGVLVAHNASFDMGFLNVGYKKLGYPKAENPVIDTLELGRFLYPEFKNHRLNTLTKKFDIELTQHHRAIFDAEATGYLLLKMLKDATEKGIIYHDQFNENMGQGNAYQRSRPYHCTLIAQTQAGLKNLFKLVSLAHIDFYYRVPRIPRSKLAKLREGILVGSGCDKGEVFEGMMQKGFEEVLKIAEFYDYIEVHPKEVYQHMIEREYVRDQKSLESILENLVDLGEKLNKPVVATGNVHYLDPNDKIYRKILINSQGGANPLNRHSLPDVHFRTTDEMLKSFSFLGEERAKEIVVTNTNKIADMIDDIKPIKDELYTPKIEGAEEEMKEMSYTMARSIYGEELPEIVEARLEKELKSIIGHGFAVIYLISHKLVKKSLDDGYLVGSRGSVGSSLVATMTEITEVNPLPPHFVCPNCKKSEFFDDGSVGSGFDLPDKNCPNCGTRYKKDGHDIPFETFLGFKGDKVPDIDLNFSGEYQPKAHNYTKELFGEEYVFRAGTIGTVAEKTAYGYVKGYAADNNMIIRGAETDRLVSGCTGVKRTTGQHPGGIIVVPDYMDIYDFTPIQFPADDRNSEWKTTHFDFHSIHDNILKLDILGHDDPTVIRMLQDLSGIDPKTVPTDDPEVMKIFSSTESLGVTQDQIMCRTGTLGIPEFGTKFVRQMLEDTKPTTFSELVQISGLSHGTDVWLGNAQELIHNSICTLSEVIGCRDDIMVYLIYQGLDPSLAFKIMESVRKGKGLSDEFEAEMRKNEVPEWYIDSCKKIKYMFPKAHAAAYVLMAVRIAYFKVHLPLVYYAAYFTVRAEDFEVDAMARGSHALRTKIEEITVKGLDASTKEKNTLTVLELALEMCERGFSFQKIDLYKSSADEFIIDGNTLIPPFNAIPGLGTNAAINMVKARENGEFLSKEDLQQRGKVSKTIIEFLDKHGCLGDLPEQNQLSLF; this is encoded by the coding sequence ATGGATCAAAATCCGAATACGGGAAGAGAAAGATTTCAACTCTTGCTGCAGCAAATGGATCTAACAGAGGATGCGTTTGTTACCTATTTTTATCAAGCTGAAATTGTGAAGCTGTCTATAGACCGGGATGCAAAGTCTTGGCATTTTATTTTTAAATTGAATGATGTGCTGCCATGCAGTGTGAACACTCGCTTTGCCAACCATCTTGCGGCTACTTTTGCGCATCTTGCTAGAGTGACTTTTTCGTTTCAAGTAGAGAATCCAAACATTTCTGATGAATTGGTGAAAGAGTATTGGCGGCACTGTATTAGTGAACTTGACGGAATGTCACCAGCCTTACTCTCATTATTAAATGATCAAGAACCAAAAATTGTTGGGAATCGAATTTTTGTGAAGGCAAGAAATGGAGCGGAAGCGGGACAGCTGAAGAATAAATATTCAGGATTGATTTCAAATATCTATCAATCACTTGGTTTCCCAGCTTTCTCTCTTGATGCAGAAGTGTCTGAAATGAAGGAAGATAAGGATTATCAGCAGTTCCTTGTAGACAAACAAAAAGAAGATGAAGCCAAGGGACTTGCAGCCTTGACTGAGATGCAAAAGAAAGAATCTGAAAAAGGCAGTGATGATCAATACCACGGACCCGTTAAAATTGGTTATACCATCAAAGAAGATGCCGATTTCCGTAGAATTGAACAAATTATTGACGAAGAACGTAAAATTGCGATTGAAGGGTATGTTTTCCACTCAGAACTTAGAGAGCTTCGGAGCGGAAGAACACTGTTAACATTCAAGGTGACTGACTACACAAGTTCCATTTTAATTAAGGTGTTTTCTCGTGATAAAGAAGATGCTGCTATTTTAGCAAATGTGAAAAAAGGAATGTGGGTCAGAGCGCAGGGTAGTATTCAAAATGATACATTTGTTCGTGACTTAGTGATGATTGCCAATGATATTAATGAAATCACGAAAATAGGTCGGCTTGATCATGCACCCAAAGATGAAAAACGTGTTGAGCTGCATTTGCATACCCCAATGAGTCAAATGGATGCTGTCACCCCAGTTGGGAGCCTTGTTGCCCAAGCAGCAAAATGGGGGCATAAAGCGATAGCAGTAACTGATCATGCAGGTGTGCAATCTTTTCCTGATGCGTATAGTGCTGGAAAGAAACATGATATAAAAATTCTATATGGTGTAGAAGTTAACCTTGTCGATGATGGAGTGCCAATTGCTTATAATGATTCGCATCGTTTATTAGCAGACGAAACGTATGTGGTGTTTGACTTTGAAACAACAGGTCTTTCAGCAGTATACGATACGATTATTGAACTCGCGGCCGTGAAAATTCATAATGGGGACATCATTGACCGTTTTGAATCGTTTGCGAACCCGCATCATCCTTTATCAACCACAACGATTGACTTAACAGGAATTACAGATGATTTGGTTGAAAATGCTCCAGAAGTATCAGAAGTTCTTGAGAACTTCCGTAACTGGGCAGGCGATGGAGTACTTGTCGCACATAATGCCAGCTTTGATATGGGATTTCTAAATGTAGGCTACAAAAAATTAGGCTATCCGAAAGCAGAAAACCCGGTTATTGATACGCTCGAACTCGGCCGTTTCTTGTATCCTGAATTTAAAAATCATCGCTTAAATACGTTAACGAAGAAATTTGACATTGAACTGACTCAACATCACCGGGCGATATTCGATGCTGAAGCAACAGGTTATTTATTGCTCAAAATGCTGAAAGATGCCACTGAAAAAGGAATCATTTATCATGATCAGTTTAATGAAAATATGGGACAAGGTAATGCGTATCAACGTTCACGTCCGTATCATTGCACGTTGATTGCACAAACTCAAGCAGGGTTAAAGAACTTATTTAAACTTGTGAGTCTAGCCCATATTGACTTTTATTACCGAGTGCCTCGAATTCCACGTTCGAAACTGGCTAAACTTCGTGAAGGTATTTTAGTCGGTTCAGGTTGTGATAAGGGCGAAGTGTTTGAAGGAATGATGCAAAAGGGCTTTGAGGAAGTTCTGAAGATTGCCGAGTTTTACGATTATATTGAAGTACATCCCAAAGAGGTGTACCAGCATATGATCGAACGAGAGTATGTACGCGACCAAAAATCATTGGAGAGTATCCTCGAGAATCTGGTTGACTTGGGTGAAAAATTAAACAAGCCGGTTGTAGCAACAGGTAATGTTCATTATCTTGATCCTAATGATAAAATTTACCGAAAAATCTTGATTAATTCACAAGGTGGTGCAAATCCACTTAATCGCCATTCATTGCCAGACGTTCATTTCCGCACCACAGATGAGATGCTTAAATCGTTCTCATTTTTAGGTGAAGAGAGAGCTAAAGAAATCGTTGTTACAAACACGAATAAAATTGCCGATATGATTGATGACATTAAACCAATCAAAGACGAACTGTATACACCGAAAATTGAAGGCGCCGAAGAAGAAATGAAAGAAATGAGTTACACAATGGCAAGGAGCATCTATGGTGAAGAATTGCCTGAAATTGTTGAAGCACGTCTTGAAAAAGAATTAAAAAGTATCATCGGCCATGGTTTTGCGGTTATTTATCTCATTTCGCATAAATTGGTTAAGAAATCATTGGATGATGGATATTTAGTTGGTTCACGGGGATCAGTCGGTTCATCTCTAGTTGCAACTATGACAGAGATAACAGAGGTAAATCCGCTTCCGCCGCATTTTGTCTGCCCCAACTGTAAAAAATCGGAGTTCTTTGATGACGGGTCAGTTGGTTCAGGTTTTGATCTACCTGATAAGAATTGTCCGAACTGTGGGACGCGCTATAAAAAGGATGGCCATGACATTCCGTTTGAAACCTTCCTTGGGTTTAAAGGGGATAAGGTACCCGATATCGATTTGAACTTTTCCGGTGAGTACCAGCCCAAGGCCCATAACTATACGAAAGAACTGTTTGGTGAGGAATACGTCTTCAGAGCAGGAACGATAGGAACGGTTGCTGAAAAGACTGCATATGGTTATGTTAAGGGGTACGCGGCAGATAATAATATGATTATCCGCGGCGCTGAAACGGACCGGCTTGTATCTGGATGTACCGGTGTGAAACGAACAACTGGACAGCATCCAGGCGGTATTATCGTAGTACCTGATTATATGGATATTTACGATTTTACGCCGATTCAATTTCCGGCAGATGATCGGAATTCAGAATGGAAAACGACTCATTTTGATTTCCACTCCATCCATGATAATATCCTAAAACTTGATATACTTGGCCATGATGATCCAACGGTTATCAGAATGCTTCAGGATCTGAGCGGAATTGATCCAAAAACGGTTCCGACTGATGATCCAGAGGTAATGAAAATCTTTAGCAGTACGGAATCATTAGGTGTAACACAAGATCAAATCATGTGTAGAACAGGTACTTTAGGGATTCCCGAATTCGGAACGAAATTTGTACGTCAGATGCTTGAAGACACGAAGCCGACAACTTTTTCCGAACTTGTTCAGATCTCAGGTCTGTCACATGGTACAGATGTTTGGCTTGGAAATGCACAAGAACTTATTCATAATTCAATTTGTACCTTGAGTGAAGTAATCGGTTGTCGTGATGATATCATGGTATACCTGATTTATCAGGGACTCGATCCATCGCTTGCCTTTAAAATCATGGAATCCGTTCGTAAGGGTAAAGGACTGTCAGATGAATTTGAAGCGGAGATGCGTAAGAACGAAGTGCCGGAATGGTACATCGATTCATGTAAAAAAATTAAGTATATGTTCCCGAAAGCCCATGCCGCTGCGTATGTTTTGATGGCCGTACGGATTGCCTATTTCAAAGTTCATTTACCTTTAGTCTATTATGCAGCGTATTTCACTGTCCGTGCAGAAGACTTTGAAGTTGATGCGATGGCTAGGGGTTCACATGCCCTGCGTACCAAAATTGAAGAGATTACAGTTAAGGGTCTCGATGCGTCAACAAAAGAAAAAAATACCCTGACAGTACTTGAACTCGCATTAGAAATGTGTGAACGTGGTTTTTCATTCCAGAAAATTGATTTATATAAATCAAGTGCTGATGAATTCATTATTGACGGAAATACGTTGATACCACCTTTTAATGCGATTCCTGGTCTTGGTACGAATGCTGCAATTAATATGGTTAAAGCCCGTGAAAACGGTGAGTTCTTATCAAAAGAAGATTTACAACAGCGTGGGAAAGTTTCAAAAACTATTATTGAGTTTCTGGATAAGCATGGCTGCCTGGGTGACTTACCTGAACAAAATCAGCTGTCACTTTTCTAA